One Vespula pensylvanica isolate Volc-1 chromosome 1, ASM1446617v1, whole genome shotgun sequence genomic region harbors:
- the LOC122634279 gene encoding nucleosome-remodeling factor subunit NURF301 isoform X2, giving the protein MTGRGSKRRGRPPKSVVMERPKKFQYHLMKKPKYLQNKDSETPNSQPSTPTASRPSSPVESEESRRSTRNRKSRGPRDRHSRKGGHSSSGAYQRRGYNPNVDYHDSEYHYGSDFGDESSEKSEVEEDPLQSDIDSSESMEEPDPSSDSDFSLSSYSTTSGTPRKTLLSQQRPPSPEPLWLQNRELPSLTPPKSSDDLLVPKELVMPSLSIYEVLRHFRTLVRLSSFRFEDFCAALMCEDQTNLLAEIHIMLIKALLREEDSQQTHFGPLDQKDSVNVSLYFVDSMTWPEVLRSYVESDKSFDQNVLQILTTSEYPFTSTENRIKVLQFLTDQFLITNPVREDLLHEGNMHYDDHCRVCHRLGDLLCCETCPAVFHLECVEPPLVDVPTEDWQCSTCKAHKVTGVADCIPDVEKNGSLCRQEHLGFDRHGRKYWFLARRVFVESENGEVWYYSTPLQLEELMHCLDRNEMEVALYRELSDYKDEIVRQMELTESITNQFKGNKKSYLEVENSLIQKMQKERQEKQEKEEEEKKEKQRQEAEEMVRRIHEGSDSLEERLAATTEQDNKGTIEEQVTTQVPEMIAENIEVDGATNDVPTTLNTDVASNTVKPNTTSSSEEMEEETVEGEENVSKIGKDGKKHTIVTRSKTGSLQPRTFNMDDLKRRSTAPMSREELEKLDKSLKEEGESTRLTRQKAHQIASGTHLFKLGMDNNFKSYVNQYSTNPIALNKIQRNEERDKKRHLSHKFSLTQASEFKWVGSLTGTRALLVSTLRQTILQLETSIQAPFMHTNWPLLRKPWTTAVGACINPRDFARALIVLQACIKAVVFASVWHDQLGHVKLQRVTALEREEKKRQDKKEKKEKEDEEERNRLFNFVKYTLGLKHQVWKQKGEEYRVHGQGGWLWVSASRRYRFSDMRKLGLRIGPQKIMVQIRDQGGIKILALDPPTYEFLIKEYCSSSDEKKDIGKITVKKETDDLSMEELSTDNSTKKIKQECKMENVKTEENAEIKQEVDKNGPVVVPKTEQTAIKQEIKMNLSFLAGMKIEKVFTPIKEFEEIDITKALTTPGRLHYPKIGKKTRIDDFLARRTHLKLLEERRLLQSEKTKEPTGQTGSHKIVDGDTDIDIENNDESDTDGGDGSLQSILSGKQQVNKTMSSAAKEMLNAIGKRIQQVRGQYANIMKLGKNGSCYSQYCNMTTTPGKIAITAQSLTSTCYSPICLQKARLKRDLIALLRKANALNNNQVPSHLSLNKTDGNDEAKDAIRRDLESAVASATHCTEEFQTINVTINKSSNFKDGSAPSAKKTKLEHKGSENDSNLNKSETIITTKSNVVTTATVTTTQQTIKTVDGIVQSMQESITSHNSTTFLSETKTSNLNNVGSKTTIINKRGRTVQRSTVTKELNADGTERIYTASSAEGKVYLKKVAISLADRRKKRTPVKYPLCSTFCTKNKRRSILLLPQHELRKLARVGGRTPVQGFHHMAKANLSVWPYPCPRPLFKTCWLYRTVGLKSLAAAALQLRILWACLRWDDMAAKPLSTDGKHQITTDTEIMSLEILKHRHVGQFLDRAQYLRRKVVIPLELPKQIREVTSIRSGLRKRKRPESPQSTEPQVTEEWVDEDKLELWEIKQYGDRLEKANAQIITRSRSGVPQSVVVGPNRNAGSNSGIDQLVSGKATPEEIKEKMEQQLRMQRAAHQQKRALETLKSPANSSSSNTQLVKVTANSTHDGSVKLVSKVAIPASPNSGNKSQLTSLLTTPTQNKTFIGTRRIYMAKSDGTTKVVSGPTSILPKTSQTQSGNQQQSLIKVSGQAGTPTGTVQHIQQRVQILRGPDGKLQVRGLMPGQQLVQMPDGKLHVLNTAQAITTTIAHTTGTTSSTPTTQIKTVTASTAKVSTSSGATSSKNSPAKVVTTLSQVSTPQQSQTQSQQVQKIGKSSTVTIANVTSTQPAKSAIVVANTGQIVQGAQVISSGSQVLSGNQIVVTNANLAQQLASGKAQLTTIGGHQVVIRSTPTGNQIVHLNSSNSSIIVKNAVSSNKQVPVLQTTQIVTSTIAQTPETTSANITSNSLTSTSCTTSTTNQTPTVPPPGSIEASLLAGQPPGTVIKCVTAQVIQTTQGPRIVLQGLQGADFTPQQLAMVQQQVKQQLLKAQATTGKQGVLGPTKIYLAVQPAPGSNQQAQTSQTSTTASTPTVPTSKQQVQHPTDSPPPATEPQTDIESIPELPQASVPNSPEKPKVVVQQVGRANNIVTEESQKVNVVNGQQPSQSVKDDSSTNKFILTPDYIQQTIKNALKQENLNPEIEEKLLQLQRYQEKQMKGGVESSVTSNQTHSTPIVTTPRAPSRKRPAPSNIPPVTTTSNIQLITNEKDTDWAETPKKKSAPKQENREIPKIQKLNEHSENETISKNRIIKLKDNQEQRRKQQVHSRMQVLLFRHKELLKKDILKKRALLEKELQIDIQKDLSVELATRTKAERHKQDEVKVGSAKRKANAQIAQVSPPNRGGRPKKHKAQANSNTSPSASSTATPSRIKKEKLYCLCRTPYDETKFYVGCDLCNNWFHGDCVGITEEMSKSLSEFVCTECRHARDTQELYCLCKQPYDESQFYICCDKCQDWFHGRCVGILQSEADNIDEYVCPNCQRNSSVNFANMKNLNAKDLDLLKKLIKQIQAHKSAWPFMEPVDPNEAPDYYKVIKEPMDLQTIELRINDRSYKKLSEFIGDMTKIFDNCRYYNPKESPFFKCAESLETYFVHKIKSLREKFSEGK; this is encoded by the exons ATGACGGGAAGAGGTTCCAAAAGACGGGGCCGACCACCGAAGTCGGTGGTCATGGAAAGGCCCAAAAAGTTTCAATATCACCTTATGAAGAAAccaaaatatttgcaaaacaAGGATTCAGAAACGCCAAACTCCCAACCGAGTACACCAACGGCGTCAAGACCTTCTTCACCAGTGGAAAGTGAAGAAAGTAGACGTAGTACACGAAATCGAAAATCTCGTGGGCCGAGGGATAGGCACTCGCGTAAAGGTGGTCACTCTAGTTCAGGTGCATATCAGCGCCGAGGTTACAATCCGAATGTGGATTATCATGACTCTGAATATCACTATGGATCTGATTTTGGTGATGAATCCAGTGAAAAGAgtgaagtagaagaagatcCTTTACAAAGCGACATAGATTCTTCTGAGAGTATGGAAGAACCTGATCCATCTAGCGATAgtgatttttctctctctagttaTAGTACGACCAGTGGTACACCCCGTAAAACACTTTTGAGTCAACAACGACCACCAAGTCCAGAGCCGCTATGGCTACAGAACAGAGAACTTCCTTCTCTTACGCCACCGAAATCTTCAGATGACTTATTGGTTCCTAAGGAACTTGTTATGCCATCTCTTTCCATTTATGAGGTATTAAGACATTTTCGTACATTGGTGCGTCTTTCTTCGTTTAGATTCGAAGACTTTTGTGCAGCTTTAATGTGTGAGGATCAAACTAATTTATTAGCTGAGATTCATATTATGCTAATCAAAGCACTTCTACGAGAAGAAGATTCGCAACAAACGCATTTTGGTCCATTAGATCAGAAAGATTCTGTTAATGTGAGCTTGTATTTTGTTGATTCAATGACTTGGCCAGAAGTTTTACGATCTTATGTTGAAAGTGATAAAAGTTTTGATCAAAATGTTCTACAAATTTTAACAACTTCTGAATATCCTTTTACGTCTACTGAAAACAGAATCAAGGTCTTGCAATTTTTAACAGATCAGTTCCTGATAACGAATCCAGTTAGAGAAGATTTATTGCATGAAG gaaataTGCATTATGATGATCATTGTAGAGTATGTCACCGTCTTGGAGATTTATTATGCTGTGAAACTTGTCCAGCTGTTTTTCATTTAGAATGTGTTGAACCTCCATTAGTAGATGTTCCTACAGAAGATTGGCAATGCAGTACTTGTAAAGCTCACAAAGTTACAGGAGTTGCTGATTGCATTCCTGATGTTGAAAAAAATGGTTCTTTATGTAGACAAGAACATTTAGGTTTTGATAGACATGGCAGAAAATATTGGTTTCTTGCAAGAAGAGTTTTTGT AGAAAGTGAAAATGGAGAAGTTTGGTATTATAGCACACCATTACAATTAGAAGAATTAATGCATTGTTTAGATCGTAATGAAATGGAGGTTGCACTTTATCGTGAATTATCAGATTATAAAGATGAAATTGTACGTCAAATGGAACTTACAGAATCAATTACTAATCAATTCAAGGGTAACAAAAAATCGTACTTAGAAGTAGAAAATA gtCTCAtacaaaaaatgcaaaaagaaCGGCAAGAAAagcaggaaaaagaagaagaggaaaagaaagaaaaacaaaggcAAGAAGCTGAAGAAATGGTACGCAGGATACACGAAGGTTCTGATTCTTTAGAAGAACGTTTAGCAGCAACAACAGAACAAGATAATAAGGGGACAATAGAAGAGCAAGTGACAACACAAGTACCAGAGATGATAGCTGAAAACATTGAAGTAGATGGGGCTACTAATGATGTACCTACTACCTTAAATACTGATGTGGCAAGCAATACTGTTAAACCTAATACTACATCATCATCTGAggagatggaagaagaaacagtggaaggggaagaaaatgtttcgaaaatAGGCAAAGACG gTAAGAAACATACTATAGTAACACGATCAAAAACAGGTTCTTTACAACCTCGTACTTTCAATATGGATGATTTAAAACGACGAAGTACCGCTCCGATGTCAAGAGAAGAACTTGAAAAATTGGATAAGAgtttgaaagaagaaggagaaagtaCTAGATTGACAAGACAAAAAGCACACCAGATTGCTTCTGGCACACATCTCTTTAAATTGGGAATGGACAACAATTTTAAATCATATGTTAATCAGTATAGCACTAATCCTATTGctttgaataaaattcaacgaaatGAAGAACGCGATAAGAAGCGCCACTTATcacataaattttctcttacaCAAGCTTCAGAATTCAAATGGGTTGGAAGCTTAACAGGAACTCGCGCTCTTTTGGTTAGTACCCTTCGGCAAACCATTCTTCAACTTGAAACCAGTATACAAGCTCCATTTATGCATACAAACTGGCCACTTTTACGCAAACCATGGACTACTGCAGTAGGTGCATGTATAAACCCAAGAGATTTTGCACGAGCACTCATTGTATTACAAGCATGTATAAAAGCAGTTGTATTTGCTAGTGTTTGGCACGACCAACTTGGACATGTAAAATTGCAAAGGGTGACTGCACTTgagcgagaagagaaaaaacgtcaagataaaaaagaaaagaaagaaaaagaggatgaggaagagcGTAACAGattgtttaattttgttaaatatacgTTAGGTTTAAAACATCAAGTATGGAAACAAAAAGGCGAAGAATATAGAGTTCATGGACAAGGAGGTTGGTTATGGGTGTCAGCAAGTCGACGATATAGATTTAGTGATATGAGAAAATTAGGTTTAAGAATTGGGCCACAAAAAATTATGGTGCAAATTAGAGATCAAggtggaataaaaatattagctTTGGATCCTCCTACTTATGAGTTTTTGATTAAAGAATATTGTTCAAGttctgatgaaaaaaaagatataggtaaaataacagtaaaaaaagaaacggatgaTTTGTCAATGGAGGAATTATCTACTGATAATAGTACAAAAAAGATTAAGCAGGAATGTAAAATGGAAAATGTTAAAACTGAAGAAAATGCAGAAATTAAACAAGAAGTGGATAAAAATGGGCCAGTAGTAGTTCCTAAAACAGAACAAACGGCAATCaaacaagaaattaaaatgaatctaTCCT TTTTAGCTGgcatgaaaattgaaaaagtttttacaCCGATTAAAGAATTTGAAGAAATTGACATAACAAAAGCATTAACTACACCTGGGAGACTTCATTATCCCAAAATTGGGAAAAAAACTAGAATTGATGACTTTCTTGCACGTAGAACACATTTAAAATTActagaagagagaagattatTACAATCT GAGAAAACCAAGGAACCTACAGGGCAAACAGGTAGTCATAAAATAGTAGATGGTGACACTGATATTGATATAGAAAACAATGATGAAAGTGATACTGATGGTGGGGATGGTTCTTTACAATCCATACTGTCTGGTAAACAACAAGTTAATAAAACAATGTCATCAGCAgcaaaagaaatgttaaatgCAATAGGAAAACGCATTCAACAAGTTAGAGGACAATATGCGAATATTATGAAACTTGGGAAGAATGGAAGTTGCTATTCACAATATTGCAATATGACAACTACGCCAGGAAAAATTGCAATTACAGCACAAAGTTTAACATCTACATGTTATTCTCCAATATGTCTTCAGAAAGCAAGATTAAAACGTGATCTTATAGCATTATTACGAAAGGCAAATGCCTTAAACAATAATCAAGTACCATCTCACTTGTCGCTAAACAAAACCGATGGAAATGATGAGGCTAAAGATGCAATCAGAAGAGATTTAGAATCTGCTGTTGCTTCAGCAACTCACTGTACTGAAGAATTTCAAACAATAAATGtaactataaataaatcatcaaACTTCAAAGATGGATCAGCACCTAGTgctaaaaaaacaaaattggaaCATAAA gGATCAGAAAATGATTCTAATTTGAATAAAAGTGAAACTATAATTACAACAAAAAGTAATGTTGTGACAACAGCTACAGTAACTACTACTCAGCAAACGATTAAAACAGTTGATGGTATTGTACAAAGTATGCAGGAAAGCATTACTTCTCATAATTCAACTACATTTTTATCAGAAACTAAAACTAG TAATTTAAATAACGTAGGATCGAAAACAACGATTATTAACAAGAGAGGAAGAACAGTACAACGAAGTACAGTAACTAAGGAATTAAATGCTGATGGAACTGAAAGAATATATACTGCCAGTTCAGCAGAAGgaaaagtttatttaaaaaaagttgCAATTTCTTTAgctgatagaagaaaaaaacgaacacCAGTAAAATATCCTTTATGTTCAACATtttgtacaaaaaataaacgtcGTAGTATTTTACTTCTTCCGCAACATGAATTACGAAAATTAGCCAGAGTTGGTGGACGAACACCAGTTCAAGGTTTTCATCACATGGCtaag GCAAACCTATCAGTATGGCCGTATCCTTGCCCCAGACCATTATTTAAGACATGCTGGTTATATCGAACAGTTGGTTTAAAATCTTTAGCTGCAGCAGCTCTTCAATTAAGAATATTATGGGCATGTTTGCGTTGGGATGATATGGCAGCAAAGCCATTATCTACAGACGGAAAACATCAAATTACAACAGATACAGAGATTATGTCATTAGAGATCCTAAAACATCGTCACGTTGGCCAATTTTTAGATAGAGCACAATATTTGCGTCGAAAAGTTGTTATACCCTTAGAACTTCCAAAACAAATCAGag AAGTAACATCTATAAGAAGTGGATTAAGGAAGAGGAAACGACCAGAATCACCGCAAAGCACTGAGCCGCAAGTTACAGAAGAATGGGTTGATGAAGATAAATTGGAACTATGGGAAATCAAACAATATGGTGATAG GTTAGAGAAGGCTAATGCCCAGATTATTACTAGGAGTCGTTCGGGTGTACCACAATCTGTTGTTGTTGGTCCAAACAGAAATGCTGGATCAAATTCTGGTATTGATCAACTTGTTAGTGGTAAAGCAACTCctgaagaaattaaagaaaaaatggaacaaCAATTACGTATGCAAAGGGCTGCACATCAACAGAAAAGAGCTTTGGAAACTCTTAAAAGCCCAGCTAATTCCTCTTCCTCAAACACACAACTTGTTAAAGTTACAGCAAATTCTACCCATG atggTTCAGTTAAATTAGTTTCCAAAGTTGCAATACCAGCAAGTCCGAATAGTGGAAATAAGTCACAATTAACTTCACTTCTAACAACGCCAacacaaaataaaacatttattggaacaagacgtatatatatggcAAAGT CTGATGGAACAACAAAGGTCGTTTCTGGTCCTACAAGTATTTTACCAAAGACGTCTCAAACCCAATCAGGAAATCAACAGCAGTCTTTAATTAAAGTTTCAGGTCAAGCAg GGACACCTACAGGCACTGTACAGCACATACAACAAAGAGTACAAATTTTAAGAGGACCTGATGGTAAATTACAAGTTCGTGGATTAATGCCTGGTCAACAATTAGTACAGATGCCAGATGGAAAATTGCATGTATTGAATACAGCACAAGCTATTACTACCACTATTGCACATACTACTGGTACTACTTCAAGTACACCAACCACACAG ATTAAAACAGTAACAGCTAGCACAGCTAAAGTCTCCACATCGAGTGGTGCTACATCTAGTAAAAATAGTCCAGCAAAAGTTGTAACTACTTTGTCACAAGTATCAACACCGCAACAATCACAAACACAGTCGCAACAAGTacaaaaaattggaaaatctTCCACTGTAACAATAGCAAATGTTACTTCTACACAACCTGCAAAAAGTGCAATAGTCGTTGCTAATACTGGTCAAATTGTACAGGGAGCGCAg GTAATATCTTCGGGTAGTCAAGTTTTAAGTGGAAATCAGATAGTAGTCACTAATGCTAATTTGGCTCAACAACTTGCATCCGGAAAAGCACAATTAACAACAATCGGTGGGCATCAAGTTGTAATTCGTAGTACACCAACAGGAAATCAAATTGTACATTTAAATTCATCAAATAGTAGCATTATAGTAAAAAATGCTGTTTCATCTAATAAACAAg ttCCAGTATTGCAAACCACTCAAATAGTAACATCAACAATAGCACAAACACCTGAAACAACAAGTGCAAATATTACTTCTAATTCACTAACTAGTACCTCATGTACTACGTCTACTACAAATCAAACTCCTACCGTTCCACCACCTGGAAGCATAGAAGCTTCTTTGTTAGCAGGTCAACCACCAGGTACAGTCATAAAATGTGTCACAGCTCAGGTAATACAAACAACGCAAGGACCGCGAATAGTTTTGCAAGGATTGCAAGGAGCCGATTTTACGCCGCAGCAACTTGCAATGGTGCAACAGCAAGTAAaacaacaattattaaaag CTCAAGCAACTACAGGAAAGCAAGGTGTCTTAGGTcctacaaaaatttatttagctGTTCAACCTGCACCAGGAAGCAATCAACAAGCACAGACATCTCAAACTTCTACGACAGCAAGTACACCTACTGTTCCTACATCAAAACAACAAGTACAACATCCAACTGATTCTCCACCACCAGCAACAG AGCCTCAAACTGATATAGAATCTATACCAGAACTTCCACAAGCATCAGTACCAAATTCTCCTGAAAAGCCAAAAGTAGTTGTACAACAAGTTGGTCGTGCGAATAATATTGTAACAGAAGAATCTCAAAAAGTAAACGTGGTTAATGGTCAGCAACCATCACAATCTGTAAAAGATGACTCTTCaactaataaatttattcttacgCCAGATTATATACAACAAA caataaaaaatgcattgaaacaagaaaatcttaatccagaaatagaagagaagctATTACAGTTACAAAGAtatcaagaaaaacaaatgaaagGAGGAGTAGAGAGTTCGGTAACTAGCAATCAAACCCACAGTACACCTATTGTAACAACTCCGCGTGCCCCATCTCGCAAAAGACCTGCACCCTCCAACATTCCACCAGTAACTACAACTTCAAATATACAGttaataacaaatgaaaaagatactGATTGGGCAGAAACTCCCAAAAAGAAATCAGCACCAAAACAAGAAAATCGTGAAATTCCAAA AATACAGAAATTAAATGAACACTCGGAAAATGAAACTATATCTAAAAatcgaattataaaattaaaagataaccaagaacaaagaaggaaacagCAGGTTCATTCAAGAATGCAAGTTTTATTGTTTCGACATAAAGAACTTCTCAAAAAagatatacttaaaaaaagagctttacttgaaaaagaattacaaataGATATTCAG AAGGATCTATCAGTAGAATTAGCAACGAGAACAAAAGCAGAAAGACATAAACAGGATGAAGTTAAAGTAGGAAGTGCAAAACGTAAAGCAAATGCTCAAATAGCACAAGTAAGTCCACCTAATCGAGGTGGAAGACCAAAAAAACATAAGGCACAAGCAAATAGCAACACATCACCTAGTGCGTCATCTACTGCAACTCCAagtcgaattaaaaaagaaaagttatattgTCTATGCAGGACACCTTATGATGAAACAAA GTTCTATGTGGGATGTGACTTGTGTAATAATTGGTTCCATGGAGACTGTGTAGGTATTACTGAAGAAATGAGCAAATCTCTTTCAGAGTTTGTTTGTACAGAATGTAGACATGCACGAGATACACAGGAACTATACTGCTTATGTAAGCAACCTTATGATGAATCTCA GTTTTACATTTGCTGCGATAAATGTCAAGACTGGTTCCATGGAAGATGCGTTGGTATTCTTCAATCAGAAGCAGATAATATTGATGAATATGTATGTCCAAATTGTCAACGTAATTCATCTGTTAATTTTGCGAACATGAAAAATCTCAATGCCAAGGATTTGGATTTACTGAAAAAActaattaaacaaatacag GCACATAAAAGCGCATGGCCTTTTATGGAACCAGTAGATCCAAATGAAGCTCCAGATTATTATAAAGTTATAAAGGAACCCATGG ATCTACAAACAATAGAGTTAAGAATAAATGATAGATCCTACAAGAAGCTAAGTGAATTTATTGGAGATATGACCAAAATATTTGACAATTGTCGATATTACAATCCAAAAGAGTCACCATTTTTCAAGTGTGCAGAGTCATTAGAAACATATTttgttcataaaataaaaagtttgagGGAAAAATTTTCGGAGGGAAAATAA